A single window of Magnetococcus marinus MC-1 DNA harbors:
- a CDS encoding flagellin — protein MSLYINTNIASSNAQRQLLKSTNALGKTYERLSSGLRINSAADDAAGLTVSSRMTAQIRGLNQSARNANDGISLVQVAEGALAETEAALQRMRELAVQAASGSYTNTDRSDLNDEVTQLVSEITRISTDTKFNGVSLMSSNQTFDIQVGADAGQKITVSTTAAGASALGVTTASITSAGLASIAIGKIDAAIASVSDMRSVLGAQQNRLEAAITNLSNVSERTQAARSRIMDADIAQETANLTKQSILQQAGAAMLAQANQQPQLMLSLLR, from the coding sequence ATGTCATTGTATATTAATACGAATATCGCATCATCTAATGCTCAGCGTCAGTTGTTGAAGAGCACCAATGCTTTGGGTAAGACCTATGAGCGCCTCTCATCGGGACTGCGCATTAATAGTGCTGCGGACGATGCCGCCGGTTTGACCGTTTCTTCTCGCATGACTGCGCAGATCCGTGGTTTGAACCAGTCGGCCCGCAATGCCAACGATGGCATCTCTTTGGTGCAGGTGGCCGAGGGTGCGTTGGCCGAGACCGAGGCGGCCTTGCAGCGCATGCGTGAGCTGGCGGTGCAGGCGGCCAGTGGTTCTTATACCAATACCGACCGTTCTGACCTGAATGATGAGGTCACGCAGCTTGTTTCGGAGATCACCCGTATCTCCACGGACACCAAGTTTAATGGGGTGTCGTTGATGAGCAGCAACCAGACCTTCGATATTCAGGTGGGTGCGGATGCGGGTCAAAAGATCACCGTCAGTACCACCGCAGCGGGTGCCTCGGCGCTGGGTGTGACCACCGCCAGCATCACCTCGGCGGGTTTGGCCAGTATCGCCATTGGTAAGATTGACGCCGCCATTGCCAGTGTATCGGATATGCGTTCGGTGCTGGGTGCGCAGCAGAATCGTCTGGAAGCGGCCATTACCAACCTGAGCAATGTTTCTGAGCGCACCCAAGCGGCCCGTTCACGCATCATGGATGCAGACATTGCCCAAGAGACGGCCAATCTAACCAAGCAGTCCATTTTGCAGCAGGCTGGGGCGGCGATGTTGGCGCAGGCCAATCAGCAGCCTCAGTTAATGTTGAGCCTGTTGCGTTAA
- a CDS encoding flagellin, with protein sequence MFMYLNAYRATDRLQRKLKSSSQELGKAYVRLASGYRINGASDDAAGLAVSTRMTAQIRGLNQSARNANDGISLVQVAEGALVETEAALQRMRELAVQAVSGTYTDSDRSDLNDEVSALISEITRISTQTTFNGAVLMSSTMTFDIQVGADVGQKITVSTAAAGASALGVNTTSITSVGLASVAITKIDAAIARVSDMRAVLGVQQNRLEAAVHNLSSLCAHTEVARGRIMDVDMAQETANLTKQSILQQTGAAMLAQANQQPQLLLGLLR encoded by the coding sequence ATGTTTATGTATCTCAATGCCTATCGTGCGACGGATCGTCTCCAGCGCAAGCTGAAAAGCAGTAGCCAAGAGCTTGGTAAAGCCTATGTGCGGCTTGCGTCAGGGTACCGTATCAATGGTGCCTCTGACGATGCCGCCGGTTTGGCGGTCTCCACCCGTATGACCGCACAAATTCGTGGTTTAAACCAATCGGCCCGCAATGCCAATGATGGCATCTCGCTGGTGCAGGTGGCCGAGGGTGCGTTGGTGGAGACCGAGGCGGCTTTGCAGCGCATGCGTGAGTTGGCGGTGCAGGCGGTCAGTGGGACTTATACCGACAGCGACCGTTCTGACCTGAATGATGAGGTCAGTGCGTTGATTTCGGAGATTACCCGCATCTCCACCCAGACCACGTTTAACGGTGCGGTGCTGATGAGCAGCACCATGACCTTTGACATTCAAGTGGGTGCCGATGTGGGGCAAAAGATCACCGTGAGTACCGCCGCCGCAGGTGCCTCGGCGCTGGGTGTGAACACGACCAGCATCACTTCGGTGGGTCTGGCGAGTGTTGCGATTACCAAGATTGATGCGGCCATTGCCCGTGTATCGGATATGCGTGCCGTGCTGGGTGTTCAGCAGAACCGTTTAGAGGCGGCTGTCCACAACCTAAGCAGCCTCTGTGCGCATACCGAGGTGGCCCGCGGGCGCATCATGGATGTCGATATGGCTCAGGAGACGGCCAATCTGACCAAGCAGTCTATTTTGCAGCAGACCGGGGCCGCCATGTTGGCACAGGCCAATCAGCAGCCGCAGTTATTGTTGGGTTTGTTGCGTTAA
- a CDS encoding flagellin, whose translation MSMYINTNVASSNAQRQLSKSTNALATTFERLSSGLRINSASDDAAGLTVSTRMTAQIRGLNQSARNANDGISMVQVAEGALAETEDALQRMRELAVQAASGSYNNTDRSDLNDEVTQLVTEITRISTDTKFNGVSLMSSNQTFDIQVGADVGQKITVSTQGAGASALGVTTASITSAGLASIAIGKIDAAIASVSDMRSVLGAQQNRLEAAITNLENVSERTQAARSRIMDADIAQETANLTKQSILQQAGAAMLAQANQQPQLMLSLLR comes from the coding sequence ATGTCTATGTATATCAATACAAATGTTGCATCAAGCAATGCCCAACGACAGCTGTCGAAAAGCACCAATGCACTTGCTACGACTTTTGAGCGTCTCTCATCAGGGCTGCGCATTAACAGTGCTTCGGACGATGCTGCCGGTTTGACGGTCTCCACCCGTATGACCGCACAGATCCGTGGTTTGAACCAATCGGCCCGCAATGCCAACGATGGGATCTCCATGGTGCAGGTGGCTGAGGGTGCGTTGGCTGAAACCGAAGATGCTTTGCAACGCATGCGTGAACTGGCGGTGCAGGCAGCCAGTGGCTCCTATAACAACACGGATCGTTCCGATTTGAATGATGAGGTCACGCAGCTCGTTACGGAGATCACCCGTATCTCCACGGACACCAAGTTTAATGGGGTGTCGTTGATGAGCAGCAACCAGACCTTCGATATTCAAGTGGGTGCCGATGTGGGTCAAAAGATCACTGTCAGCACCCAAGGTGCGGGTGCCTCGGCGCTGGGTGTGACCACCGCCAGCATCACCTCGGCGGGTTTGGCCAGCATCGCCATTGGTAAGATTGATGCCGCCATTGCCAGCGTATCGGATATGCGCTCGGTGTTGGGTGCGCAGCAGAACCGTTTGGAGGCCGCCATTACCAACTTGGAGAACGTCTCTGAGCGCACCCAAGCGGCCCGTTCGCGCATCATGGATGCAGACATTGCCCAAGAGACGGCCAATCTGACCAAGCAGTCGATTTTGCAGCAAGCTGGCGCGGCGATGTTGGCACAGGCTAACCAGCAGCCCCAGTTAATGTTGAGCTTGTTGCGTTAA
- a CDS encoding flagellin yields MSLYINTNIAASNAQRQLTKSTNALGKTYERLSSGLRINSASDDAAGLTVSSRMTAQIRGLNQSARNANDGISLVQVAEGALAETEAALQRMRELAVQAASGSYNNTDRSDLNDEVTQLVTEITRISTDTKFNGVSLMSSNQTFDIQVGADVGQKITVSTQGAGASLLGVTTASITSAGLASIAIGKIDAAIASVSDMRSVLGAQQNRLEAAITNLSNVSERTQAARSRIMDADIAQETANLTKQSILQQAGAAMLAQANQQPQIMLSLLR; encoded by the coding sequence ATGTCTTTGTATATTAACACAAACATTGCAGCATCCAATGCCCAGCGTCAGTTGACGAAGAGCACCAATGCTTTGGGCAAGACCTATGAGCGTCTCTCATCAGGGCTGCGCATTAACAGCGCTTCGGACGATGCCGCCGGTTTGACCGTTTCTTCTCGCATGACTGCGCAGATCCGTGGTTTGAACCAATCGGCTCGTAATGCCAACGATGGCATCTCTTTGGTGCAGGTGGCCGAGGGTGCGTTGGCTGAGACCGAAGCGGCTTTGCAGCGCATGCGTGAACTGGCGGTGCAGGCGGCCAGTGGTTCCTATAACAACACGGATCGTTCCGATTTGAATGATGAGGTCACGCAGCTCGTTACGGAGATCACCCGTATCTCCACGGACACCAAGTTTAATGGGGTGTCGTTGATGAGCAGCAACCAGACCTTCGATATTCAAGTGGGTGCCGATGTGGGTCAAAAGATCACTGTCAGCACCCAAGGTGCGGGTGCCTCGCTGCTGGGTGTGACCACCGCCAGCATCACCTCGGCGGGTTTGGCCAGTATCGCCATTGGTAAGATTGACGCCGCCATTGCCAGCGTATCGGATATGCGTTCGGTGCTGGGTGCGCAGCAGAATCGTCTGGAAGCGGCCATTACCAACCTGAGCAATGTTTCTGAGCGCACCCAAGCGGCCCGTTCGCGCATCATGGATGCAGACATTGCCCAAGAGACGGCCAATCTGACCAAGCAGTCCATTTTGCAGCAAGCTGGGGCGGCGATGTTGGCGCAGGCCAACCAGCAACCACAGATCATGTTGAGCCTCTTACGTTAA
- a CDS encoding flagellin produces the protein MGLTIYGNVFSLDAHRARSRRSDLSDRGTFKRLISRIEPDAGEPAVLDMLRDYRRANRLRTVNQARQNANAGISTIQVAEQALRETESALQRIQEITSRPLDGEPVEGSKRAKYDQEVAQLVRDIDGLAGESQRHSMRLMRGGLSSHSFAVGVDQPEEICFTVDDTSSAQMGVEASVAWDDPQLALDALANIHRAMNRVAQVRQELDQVHNRFNTVLERLSSLSEQALTERRGIESAQEAETVVAGLHSALSQQAEAAITMQANQHTMLVNLLLN, from the coding sequence ATGGGGTTGACGATTTACGGTAATGTCTTCTCCTTAGACGCGCATCGGGCGCGATCCCGTCGGTCTGATCTGTCCGATCGGGGTACGTTCAAGCGCTTGATTTCACGTATTGAGCCGGATGCAGGTGAGCCAGCGGTATTGGATATGCTGCGGGATTATCGACGTGCCAACCGACTAAGGACGGTGAACCAAGCTCGGCAAAATGCCAATGCAGGGATCTCTACCATTCAGGTGGCAGAGCAGGCCCTGCGTGAGACAGAAAGCGCCTTGCAGCGCATACAGGAGATCACTTCACGTCCCTTGGATGGGGAGCCGGTGGAGGGTTCAAAACGGGCCAAGTATGACCAAGAGGTGGCTCAATTGGTGCGGGATATCGACGGTTTAGCCGGAGAATCTCAACGCCATAGTATGCGTTTAATGCGGGGGGGGCTTTCCTCCCACAGCTTTGCGGTGGGGGTGGATCAGCCCGAGGAGATCTGTTTCACCGTGGATGATACCAGCAGTGCGCAGATGGGGGTGGAGGCCTCTGTCGCGTGGGATGATCCACAGTTGGCACTGGATGCCTTGGCGAATATTCACCGTGCGATGAATCGGGTGGCACAGGTACGGCAAGAGCTGGATCAGGTGCACAATCGTTTTAATACGGTGCTTGAACGGCTATCGAGCCTTTCGGAACAGGCTTTGACGGAGCGTCGTGGCATTGAGAGCGCGCAGGAGGCCGAAACCGTTGTGGCAGGGCTACACAGTGCGCTTTCGCAGCAGGCCGAAGCAGCGATCACCATGCAGGCCAATCAACATACCATGTTGGTTAATTTGTTGTTGAACTAG
- a CDS encoding flagellin, which yields MALTINTNMAALIASKNLNNVQGSLNKSFQRLSSGLRINSAADDAAGLSQASRMSSTIRGSNQAIRNTNDGISIAQVAETALNETESALQRIRELTVQAANGTMTTTDRSDISKEVQALAAEIQRISTDTKFNGNTLLSTGGFSAYIKTNAEATAATVAVQVGSATSTALGIYQTLSFATASKATSALTAIDNALSSVSSMRASLGAVQSRLESVVSGLQGIVENTTSARSRIMDADVAAETTNLTRSAIIQQAGVAILAQANQQPSIVLALLS from the coding sequence GTGGCACTGACAATCAATACCAATATGGCCGCTCTTATTGCGTCTAAGAACCTGAATAATGTTCAGGGTTCTTTGAACAAGAGCTTTCAGCGTCTCTCTTCGGGGTTACGTATCAACAGCGCAGCAGATGATGCTGCGGGTCTCTCGCAGGCGAGTCGTATGAGCAGTACGATTCGTGGGTCTAACCAAGCCATTCGAAATACCAATGATGGTATTTCGATTGCTCAGGTGGCCGAAACCGCGCTCAATGAGACTGAATCAGCCCTTCAGCGTATCCGGGAACTCACTGTTCAGGCTGCCAATGGCACCATGACGACCACGGATCGTTCAGATATTAGTAAGGAGGTACAGGCATTAGCGGCAGAGATCCAACGGATCTCCACGGATACCAAGTTCAATGGTAACACACTGCTTAGTACGGGTGGCTTTTCTGCCTATATTAAGACCAATGCAGAAGCAACGGCTGCGACGGTAGCGGTGCAGGTTGGCTCGGCGACTTCCACAGCGCTGGGTATCTACCAGACCCTTAGTTTTGCTACAGCCAGTAAGGCAACCTCTGCCTTGACTGCCATTGATAACGCATTGAGCAGTGTCTCCTCCATGCGGGCCTCCTTAGGTGCGGTACAGAGCCGTCTGGAGTCGGTCGTATCCGGTTTGCAAGGCATCGTAGAAAATACCACGTCGGCACGATCTCGGATTATGGATGCCGATGTGGCTGCTGAGACCACCAACCTGACTCGGTCGGCGATCATTCAGCAGGCCGGAGTTGCGATTTTGGCACAGGCGAATCAACAGCCATCCATCGTGTTGGCGCTGCTTAGCTAA
- a CDS encoding inositol monophosphatase family protein, giving the protein MNPAPALHVAIRAARRAGQIALQQFDRPEKLEIHEKAPHDLVTSADLAVEKELMDQLSRGYPQYGFLTEESGSHRPHAEFQWIIDPIDGTTNFVRGIPHFAISIALARRGEVVAGVVHDPFKDETFTAEKGGGAFFNERRIRVSGQERLSHALLGTGFPFRHRSVMPSYLKAFGQVMENVSEVRRAGSAALDLAYVAAGRFDGFWEMRLAPWDIAAGQLLVTEAGGYVCSVTGEKDYMKSGDIVAATPGIHEKLLHLLQGAGLHQAPKRG; this is encoded by the coding sequence ATGAATCCCGCACCCGCTCTCCATGTCGCCATCCGTGCCGCTCGTCGTGCCGGGCAGATCGCCCTGCAACAGTTCGACCGGCCCGAAAAGTTGGAAATTCACGAAAAAGCCCCCCACGATCTGGTCACCTCTGCCGATCTGGCGGTGGAAAAAGAGTTAATGGACCAACTCAGTCGTGGCTACCCCCAGTATGGTTTTCTCACCGAAGAGAGCGGTAGCCATCGCCCTCATGCCGAGTTCCAGTGGATTATCGATCCCATTGATGGCACCACCAACTTTGTACGGGGTATTCCCCACTTTGCCATCTCCATCGCCCTGGCCCGCCGGGGAGAGGTGGTCGCTGGCGTCGTACACGACCCCTTTAAAGATGAGACCTTCACCGCTGAAAAAGGGGGGGGCGCCTTTTTTAATGAACGACGCATCCGTGTCTCCGGCCAAGAACGGCTCAGTCACGCCCTGTTAGGCACAGGCTTTCCCTTTCGCCATCGCTCAGTGATGCCGTCCTATTTAAAAGCCTTTGGGCAGGTGATGGAAAATGTCAGCGAAGTGCGCCGCGCCGGTAGTGCGGCCCTGGATCTGGCCTATGTGGCAGCGGGCCGTTTTGATGGGTTTTGGGAGATGCGCCTCGCCCCGTGGGATATTGCCGCCGGACAGTTACTGGTCACCGAGGCTGGGGGCTATGTGTGCAGCGTAACGGGTGAAAAAGACTATATGAAAAGCGGAGATATTGTGGCCGCAACACCGGGTATCCACGAAAAGCTGCTGCATCTCCTCCAGGGCGCGGGGCTGCACCAAGCACCCAAACGTGGTTAA
- the flgK gene encoding flagellar hook-associated protein FlgK: MTISSLLNISKTGLLSNQYALSSVSQNIANVNTAGYSRQTAALTSNQGALRGNTDGIGGGVAVSDLKRSVDALVDNRIQLGLGEKGRLETRNQYLNMIENVFNDQDGDGLSTRLDEFFSMVDKLADNPTSPASRAELVASAQNVTNFANKMYDDLAGLALPVDQEIDVLVNTINTKLKSLAEVDSAIQLREKTNNPALDLKDQRDEMIRELSGMIDVQVLSNQDGSTTLMTAGGELLMDHGFTATFGRGALDTTTGFAGITVNGKSGDYTDKLSSGSLKALLEVRDQVVGGSSGYLTKLESIVDELRFQVNSITSTSSSMYLNQSQTGVFDLGTQTATAVNAQDYTTVNAPPPDLGRVVDGTVTFAYGSDANNLSFDSVNITSSMTIDEVVAALNASNAVSASVNANNQLSIAAKSTYYAVSADSSNIMAAMGIGALFGGTGASNMAVNSEMVADQTTVPVGRIRTDANGLPQFDNADNDGVLALGDLRNTKFTLFGESLTLSAHYASTISQLGAEQASNEEQLGAATSTYNFMQQVRASISGVSLEEELTDLMRFQRAFQASSKMVVTADELLQSVIGMVR, encoded by the coding sequence GTGACGATCTCCTCACTGCTCAATATCTCCAAAACCGGCCTTCTGAGCAACCAGTATGCACTGAGCTCGGTTTCTCAGAACATCGCCAACGTCAATACCGCTGGTTATTCCCGTCAGACGGCGGCTCTGACCAGTAATCAGGGTGCGTTGCGTGGTAACACCGATGGTATTGGTGGTGGTGTTGCTGTCTCTGACTTAAAGCGCAGTGTGGATGCGCTGGTGGATAACCGTATTCAGCTGGGGTTGGGCGAGAAGGGTCGTTTGGAGACCCGCAACCAGTATTTGAATATGATCGAAAATGTGTTCAACGACCAGGATGGTGATGGTCTGTCGACCCGGTTGGATGAATTTTTTTCCATGGTTGATAAGTTGGCGGACAACCCCACCAGTCCCGCTTCTCGGGCGGAGTTGGTGGCCAGTGCTCAGAATGTCACCAACTTTGCCAATAAGATGTACGACGATTTGGCGGGTCTGGCGCTGCCGGTTGATCAAGAGATTGATGTCTTGGTCAACACCATCAACACCAAGCTTAAAAGCTTGGCTGAGGTTGATAGTGCCATTCAATTACGTGAAAAAACGAATAATCCTGCGTTGGACCTGAAGGACCAGCGGGATGAGATGATTCGTGAGCTCTCTGGCATGATCGACGTTCAGGTGCTCTCCAATCAGGATGGTTCCACCACCCTGATGACAGCCGGTGGTGAGCTGTTAATGGATCATGGTTTTACAGCCACTTTTGGGCGCGGTGCATTAGATACCACCACAGGTTTTGCCGGCATTACCGTTAATGGCAAAAGTGGTGACTATACCGATAAGCTCTCCAGCGGTTCTTTGAAAGCACTGTTGGAAGTTCGTGATCAGGTGGTGGGTGGCAGTAGCGGCTATCTGACCAAGTTAGAGAGCATTGTTGACGAGCTGCGTTTTCAGGTCAACAGCATCACCAGCACCTCATCCAGTATGTATTTGAACCAGAGCCAAACTGGCGTGTTTGATTTGGGTACGCAGACCGCGACGGCAGTGAACGCCCAGGACTACACCACGGTCAATGCCCCGCCGCCAGATTTGGGGCGGGTTGTGGATGGCACCGTCACGTTTGCTTATGGTAGCGATGCCAATAATCTGAGCTTTGATAGTGTCAATATCACGTCTTCGATGACCATTGATGAGGTGGTGGCGGCCTTAAATGCTTCTAATGCGGTAAGTGCAAGCGTCAATGCCAATAATCAGCTCTCCATTGCGGCAAAAAGCACCTACTACGCCGTCTCTGCTGACAGCAGTAACATTATGGCAGCCATGGGTATTGGTGCCCTCTTTGGAGGAACTGGGGCATCCAATATGGCGGTGAACAGTGAAATGGTTGCTGACCAGACCACCGTGCCGGTGGGGCGTATCCGTACCGACGCCAACGGCCTGCCACAGTTTGATAATGCGGATAATGACGGGGTTTTGGCGCTGGGCGATCTGCGCAACACCAAATTTACCCTGTTTGGTGAATCCCTCACCTTGTCGGCCCACTACGCTTCCACCATTAGTCAACTGGGTGCTGAGCAGGCCAGCAATGAGGAGCAGTTGGGGGCGGCGACCTCCACCTACAATTTTATGCAACAGGTCCGGGCCTCTATTTCCGGTGTCTCTCTGGAAGAGGAGTTGACCGACCTGATGCGTTTTCAGCGGGCCTTTCAGGCCTCCAGTAAAATGGTGGTGACCGCCGACGAGCTGTTGCAGTCGGTCATCGGCATGGTGAGATAA
- a CDS encoding flagellin-like protein, whose amino-acid sequence MLRVTQSTLYSTTVTQLQDQYRTMSQIQEKSTSGQEVNRPSDDPTIAYRDMLFSTQLSEVDALVRTTDLASERMRMAETNLSTMEGKMLDAQQLVLTLGTAVQSGQPSVFNAAAREAQAIYEDLLSSVNAELDGVPLFSGGKTTLPYSESNLTTSAVKIREGGQGQVKATTGYSAALTGTPTDIPASVRVIYRSTDDAGTALATPQYQVNVNGVEGSTIDSTGFPQTLDLGDGMQLQVDSAPGDKDALFFEVVPAYQGGAADREVRIATGQRLEGNVTGEEVMQGTGNGRGADVFAAVAGLRGALLRNDYEEINAWLTPVQDGRAQIQDLEAVTGVRTVLMESVNDSLELDSDALKTVKAVNISVDAFDIYSQLQQTSQAMQMMTASERQILDNSLLDFIR is encoded by the coding sequence GTGCTTAGAGTAACGCAATCAACCCTGTACAGTACCACGGTGACGCAGTTGCAGGATCAGTATCGCACCATGAGTCAGATACAGGAAAAATCAACCAGTGGGCAAGAAGTTAATCGCCCTTCTGACGACCCAACCATCGCCTATCGGGATATGCTGTTTAGTACACAGCTCTCCGAGGTAGATGCTTTGGTGCGTACCACCGATTTGGCCTCTGAGCGTATGCGTATGGCCGAGACCAACTTGAGCACGATGGAAGGCAAGATGTTGGATGCCCAGCAGCTTGTTTTAACCCTGGGTACAGCCGTGCAGTCAGGGCAGCCATCGGTCTTTAATGCCGCAGCCCGCGAGGCGCAGGCCATTTACGAAGATCTGCTCTCTAGCGTCAATGCCGAGCTGGATGGTGTGCCCCTGTTTAGCGGCGGCAAGACTACGCTGCCCTACAGTGAGAGTAACTTGACCACCAGTGCGGTGAAAATACGAGAAGGTGGTCAAGGGCAAGTCAAAGCGACCACCGGTTACAGCGCCGCATTGACCGGTACACCGACCGATATTCCCGCTTCGGTTCGTGTTATTTATCGCTCGACTGACGATGCTGGTACGGCTCTTGCAACGCCTCAGTATCAGGTTAATGTTAATGGGGTTGAGGGTAGCACCATTGACAGCACGGGTTTTCCGCAGACCCTAGATTTAGGGGATGGCATGCAGCTGCAAGTGGACAGTGCGCCTGGGGATAAAGATGCGCTTTTCTTTGAGGTTGTACCCGCTTATCAGGGTGGGGCCGCAGACCGTGAGGTGCGTATTGCCACCGGGCAACGTCTAGAGGGCAATGTCACGGGCGAAGAGGTCATGCAGGGAACCGGTAATGGCCGGGGTGCGGATGTTTTTGCCGCTGTAGCGGGTTTGCGTGGGGCGCTTTTGCGCAACGATTATGAAGAGATCAACGCTTGGCTGACACCGGTGCAAGATGGGCGGGCCCAAATACAGGACCTAGAGGCGGTTACCGGAGTTCGGACCGTGCTGATGGAGTCGGTCAATGATTCGCTGGAGTTGGATTCTGACGCCTTGAAGACGGTTAAGGCTGTCAATATAAGCGTGGATGCGTTTGATATCTACAGCCAGTTGCAACAGACCAGTCAAGCGATGCAGATGATGACGGCCAGTGAGCGTCAAATACTTGATAACTCGCTACTAGATTTTATCCGCTAA